In Candida albicans SC5314 chromosome 4, complete sequence, the genomic window AGTCCAAAACTGAACAGTTATTTCAGTTAATACAAACTGCTGATACGGTCGTCTAAGAGCCATGCTACTTAATCCTGACTAGCATCGTCGAAGCATATATTAAAACCAAAGCTTGTAGGTGTTGCATTACTTAAAAAAACATTTTACTCCTCCATAATGTACCTCGGATGTCAGAAGATACCATCTACAAGACAtgtgattttgaaaatacaTTTCCACATACCCACCATATAGTAATAGAAGATAATGAAGtgaaaattgtttattatttatcatTGAGAGTTGTAACTTTTGAAATCATCGGAGAAGCTTTTTAGTGGTTCCTTTATTTTTAGAGAtttacaatatttttttcgaGATCTCTGCACTTGCCCGCCTAAACTTTAATatatgttgaaaaatagCAAGAGATGAGATAGTTCATTACTTCATGGATTCTCCGCCATTATTTGAAATGAAGTATACACAATGTGGAGCAGTAGAAAAACTTCTATGTCTTCTTGGGTCTTTGTTACTTGGTTGAGTTCAATGTTTATATCCCTtcatttcttcttggttttgataattggtATCCTAACCATTAAATCTTTAATCGCCGAACCCTGAGATTAACTCTATTTTACAAATATCTCAATTATCTGAAACGTTCAAAGCGgtaaaataaataagtataaactttattatttattttcagCGATTCTCtaccattatcattttcaaaaatatacaaAGAACCAGTAATacttcaattcaattagaATTCTTTTCAAGTTGAAAACTAATCAAtgtgatgaaaaatttaatagaaaaaaaaatggtaTTTATTGTAAGTTGTAATCTATACACCGAAAATGAAAAGCAgaataagaagaaaatacGAAATCtaaacaaaacaattctaaaagaaaaaaagcaccaacttttttttatgtaCCAAAGTAAATATTCAATACAATAACCTTTGTcataatattgaaaaccgaaaattgaaaaatgtaaTTAGTAGAAATCCaaacagaaaaagaaaaagatataGTATCAGTAACTAGAATTAGATCAAGAATGCAGCAAGACCAATAATAGCAGCACCATAAGTTAATCTCATGTTGTTACCAGCACCTTCGAATGAAGAGACTGAAGCAATAGTGTATGAGGAGTTAGCAGATGGTTGAATGGCAGGAACAGATTCTAATGTAGTTGGAATAGTACCCTCAGTCGTAGAGACGAGAGCACTAGTTTTTGCAGTGGTAGAAGGAGCAACTGGTGCAACTGGAGTAGTTTCGACACCTGGAGCAACTGGAGAAGATTCAACAGCTGGAGCTGATGATTCTGGGGCAACTGGAGTAACTGGAGTTGATTCAGCACCTGGAGTAGCTGGAGTGGTTTCAGTACCTGGAGCAACTGGGGAAGATTCGGTGGCAGGAGCTGATTCGGTAGCTGGAGCGGTTTCAGTACCTGGTGCAGATGATTCTGGAGCAACTGGAGCACTTTCAGTAGCTGGGACTGATTCAGTGGCTGGTGCAGATGATTCTGAGGCTGATTCAGTAGCTGGAGTAGTTTCAGTTAATGGACAGAATGTAGTGTAAACAGTATCTTCAGatgtaacaacaacaacaccagTGGTGACCTTAGATTCACTGCATGCATTGTTGGAGCATGAGGTGATGGTGACGATGGTCTTTGATTGCTCAGTAACAGTGGAAACTGGACCAGTTGGTGTTTCAGTGACTGGTGCAGATGATTCTGGGGCACTAGATTCTGGAGCAGATGATTCTGGGGCAGTAGATTCTGGGGTGGTTTCTGGAGCAGAAGTGACTGAAGTAGAATCAACACTTGAAGGAACTGGGGTGGTTTCAGTTAATGGACAGAAGGTAGTGTAAATAGTATCTTCAGAAgtgacaacaacaacacctGTGGTTACTTCAGTTTTGCTACAAGCATTGTTAGAGCATGAAGTAACAGTTATAACAGTAGTAGTTTGagcagtagtagtagttaaGTGAGCAGTTGGAGTGGTTTCAGTTTCAGTTTCTGGAGCTGATGATTCTGGAACACTAGATTCTGGAGCTGATGATTCTGGAGTGGTTTCTGGAGCTGATGATTCTGGAACACTAGATTCTGGAGCTGATGATTCTGGAGTGGTTTCTGGAGCAGAAGACTCTGGGGTAGTAGAAGGAACAGATGAAGTAGTAACTGTGGTGGTTTCTGGAGCTGATGATTCTGGAGTAGTTTCTGGGACAGATGAAGTAGTAACGGTAGTAGTTTCTGGAACACTAGATTCTGGAGAAGTAACTGGAGAAGATGAAGTGGTAACTGTAGTAGTAGATGGAGCAGATGATTCTGGGGAAGTAGATGGAGCAGATGAAGTACTTACGGTGGTAGTTGATGGAGATGGGGTGTCACATTGACAGTCCCAACAGAATTGTTGTAAAGTATCACATCCACCAGTAACTTTCTTAAGCAAACCCAAAAGCAAACCCAAAGTTCTCTTGCTGTGAGTAACACCATCGTTActtaattcttcaaattcatctAATTCTCTCTTGGCAGGGAAGGCTTTGACTTGAGCATTGAATAATGCAGAAGCATCAAAAGTACCAATTGCGTTAGAAACGGCATTGACtttgtaaattatttgaGAACTGccaaaaaattgtttgatgGCATCAAATTCAGGACAGTTGCTTTCGAAATCTGTAACGATTCTGAAACCTGATGGAAGACAACATTTTCCTTTAACAATTTCTGCTTTGACTTTCAAGGAAGCTGACCATTCAAATGGATTAGCAACATTTCctaataatgaaatatcAGAATAACCAGTACCAGTGATACTCAATTGTTTAACTTTTTTACCAAAGGCCAGGTTCAATTGGACAGAAGAATCACTCTTGAAGTTACAATCAATACCATAAGAACCGTCAGATAATTTTTTGGCATTAGACACGACAAATGCGGCATTGAAACCGGCATTTACACCAGCGCTTCCAAAAGTTCTCTTTTCAATTGTACCATCTTTATTGGCAATTTCAGCTTCTCTCTTGTTCTTGGAACCACCAAGGGAAATGGAGCTATCGTGGTAAAGACCCAAGTCAGTACAGACAGGAGGAGTGTTGTGTGGAATACAATTAAAGATGTCACCCAATAATGGGAAAGTAGCCTCAGTGGATAAAATGTAGTAAGCGAGGGCAGCGAGTTGGGCAGTTGCAAATCTCATAGttgataaaaattaaagCGAATGACTAATACGAGATTTGTATTTTGTTTGATCTTGTTGATGGGATagaaaaataagaaaattaCAAGTTCAAAATCCGGTAAATCTTACCTTTATTTATAGTTTTTGGGAAAGTAATTTGACCATATTATAACCATTgattaattgttgaaatcaaCGGGTAATTGTCTTTCAAGATCcgaattgaaaaaatagaagCATTAACATTCCAAGGTCGAACATAAAACAGtgtgaaaaatttagcTTTGTGTAGAATTATAAAAATACTAAAACGAATCTGTCGAAAATGTTTTCATATTTGtgattaaaaaagaaagaattgaaaaatctaaaaaagAGAACATTCTTGAAAATGTTTAACTATTGCGAGACAAAGCATTGGAGGGTATTTGGTTTAATTGGCGTAGGGTactgaaaaattttaaaaatgcAATGAACATTAGTGGAAACAAAGATGCTGTGCCAGAGTTATCAAATATCACATTATGCATTAAACCCGAAAATCAtgcaaaataaaataaagcTAAGATTCTTGCATtaaaaacgaaaaaaacaaaaccccaaaaccaaaatcaaaacacGCCTTATAATGACAAAGATAATTGGATTTCCCTTATTGGTTAAAATACAAAGAAAATTGGTATTGCAGCCTTTGATgcatcaaaatcaaagaaaaaacagaaagaaaaaaagattaaaaGTTATAACATAGAGAAGCTAAAAGAGGATAAGGTaatgatttggattttgAATGACCGTGGTcccaatttttaaaaaattggaaacaataaacaagaaaaatgaatctATTAGATTCCAGTAATATGGAATGATGGTTCAACAAGAAACGGTACAAGAAGGcaggcaaaaaaaaatagaagcTGGGACCCTGGAGGGATTTCTTTGTTAAAGGTGGAGACTGCGAATGCTCACACACAAATAGAAATTGCAAAAGTGGTTCTAAATGTCGCGACAACAAAAGTTGAACAAAATGACGGGAAAAAAATAGCACTTAAACCAATCTACATACATACAAAACTGgttgaaaacaataacaaaaccAACTTAATACTTCATTATTCTATTTTGGGATAAATGTTTTGagcaaaaattttattttgaaacatttttttattagtttTGATTTGCCATGGGTTTGTTTGTGTTGCTTGAGAACAATTGGAGCCTATTCACACTCTTGAAGTAAATAGTACTTTTTGGACGAAAATGAATAGTGATTAATTCTGACGAGAAACTTAAATTTGCTACAAACTCTTGGTCATAACACAATAGACTAAACAACAGTTGTAACACTTCCAACAATAGAAGCTTTTTTGAAAGTAATCTTTTCGCCAATCCTTTTGGCAATCGTTTTTacttctatttttttttgcttttttttttcgagGATATATTTTGCATAAGATACTATCAGAAATCTGTCAGATCGATGTATCGTCCAGACTCATTTTCGTAAATACTAAATGACATGAgcaattaaaagaaaatactGTCATTACAGCAGGCTATCTTTGTAGATATTAAGAAATACTTTTTCTAGTTAAAAATAGTTTCATCAAATGACTTTgtaacaaaaattaaaattaatttgaGTATGTCCTATAAGCTCGTTGTGAACCCTTAGTGGTGTTAGTTTACCCTTTGAAAagcttgttgttgtttgtgtTAACCCCATTTATGGTTCCAATTTCGCTCTACACAATAGACTATTTTTCTATGCTCGTC contains:
- the RBT1 gene encoding adhesin RBT1 (Cell wall protein with similarity to Hwp1; required for virulence; predicted glycosylation; fluconazole, Tup1 repressed; farnesol, alpha factor, serum, hyphal and alkaline induced; Rfg1, Rim101-regulated); this translates as MRFATAQLAALAYYILSTEATFPLLGDIFNCIPHNTPPVCTDLGLYHDSSISLGGSKNKREAEIANKDGTIEKRTFGSAGVNAGFNAAFVVSNAKKLSDGSYGIDCNFKSDSSVQLNSAFGKKVKQLSITGTGYSDISLLGNVANPFEWSASLKVKAEIVKGKCCLPSGFRIVTDFESNCPEFDAIKQFFGSSQIIYKVNAVSNAIGTFDASALFNAQVKAFPAKRELDEFEELSNDGVTHSKRTLGLLLGLLKKVTGGCDTLQQFCWDCQCDTPSPSTTTVSTSSAPSTSPESSAPSTTTVTTSSSPVTSPESSVPETTTVTTSSVPETTPESSAPETTTVTTSSVPSTTPESSAPETTPESSAPESSVPESSAPETTPESSAPESSVPESSAPETETETTPTAHLTTTTAQTTTVITVTSCSNNACSKTEVTTGVVVVTSEDTIYTTFCPLTETTPVPSSVDSTSVTSAPETTPESTAPESSAPESSAPESSAPVTETPTGPVSTVTEQSKTIVTITSCSNNACSESKVTTGVVVVTSEDTVYTTFCPLTETTPATESASESSAPATESVPATESAPVAPESSAPGTETAPATESAPATESSPVAPGTETTPATPGAESTPVTPVAPESSAPAVESSPVAPGVETTPVAPVAPSTTAKTSALVSTTEGTIPTTLESVPAIQPSANSSYTIASVSSFEGAGNNMRLTYGAAIIGLAAFLI